The following is a genomic window from Vicinamibacteria bacterium.
TCGCAGAGGCGCGCCTGCTCGCCCGCGGTGGGCTCCTCGGCGCGAGCCCCCGGGGCCGCGACGGCGAGGAGCGTGAGCACGCCCCCGGCGAGGGTGGCTCGGAACATGGAGGCAGAAGGACTCGATCCCATGGGTCGTCCAGTCTACTAGGCCGCCCGCCGGGCGCAAGTCTGCCCCGCCGACCTTAGAAGGCCTCCTTGTTCACGATGTAGGGCATCTTCTTGGGGTCCCCGTCATAGCGCTTCTCGAGGACGTCGATCACCGCCTGCACCGTCCGCCCCGCCATGCCCACATTGGGATCCGGGGACAAGCGCGTGGCCCGGCCCGCGGACGCGAAATGGGGGAACAGGCGCAGTTTGAGCTTGAGCCGATCGTCGCGTAGCGGGCTGTCCGCAGGCAGGGGCTCTGTCTCGAACACGTCCAGGGCCGCCCCCGCGATCCAGCCCTCGTGGAGCGCTCTGGCCAGGGCCTTCTCCTCCACGATCGGTCCCCGCGAGGTATTGATCAGGTAGGCGGTGGGCTTCATGAGGCGCAGCCGGCGTTCGTCCATAAGGTGATAGGTGGGCTCCGGTGCCTCCCCCGGGCGCGTCAAGGGCACGTGGAGGGAGACGAAGTCCGCGCGCCCCAGCGCCTGCTCGAAGGAGACGTAGTCGATCACCTGCAGGCGCGGGCAGAGGCCCTCCCGGTGGCGGACCTCCATGACCCTCCGGATCCCGGCCACGAACTTCTGGTCCTGGTAGACGGGGTCGTAGCACAGCAGGTCCATGTCGAGACCCACCGCTTTCTTGGCCAGGCTCTTGCCGATGCGGCCGGTGCCGATGACGGCCAGGGTCTTCCCCGTCACTTCGTCCCCGAGCCAAGGCTGGTGGGGGTGCCAGGTGGACCACTCCTGGTTTCGTACCATCTGCTCCGCGGGCCAGGTCTTGCGGGCCACACAGCCCATGATGAAGAAGGCAAACTCGGCCGTGCACTCCGTGAGCACGTCCGCGGTGTGGCTAAAGGGGATCTTGTGCCGATTGGCGGCGGCGCGGTCGATGTTGTCGAAGCCCACCGC
Proteins encoded in this region:
- a CDS encoding D-glycerate dehydrogenase, producing the protein MSFRVYATCDIGREALDRLRERGWELEVYDHIEPPPQDVILDKVRSGIDGLITTLRDRIDEEVFAAGAAAGLKIVAQLAVGFDNIDRAAANRHKIPFSHTADVLTECTAEFAFFIMGCVARKTWPAEQMVRNQEWSTWHPHQPWLGDEVTGKTLAVIGTGRIGKSLAKKAVGLDMDLLCYDPVYQDQKFVAGIRRVMEVRHREGLCPRLQVIDYVSFEQALGRADFVSLHVPLTRPGEAPEPTYHLMDERRLRLMKPTAYLINTSRGPIVEEKALARALHEGWIAGAALDVFETEPLPADSPLRDDRLKLKLRLFPHFASAGRATRLSPDPNVGMAGRTVQAVIDVLEKRYDGDPKKMPYIVNKEAF